One Vigna unguiculata cultivar IT97K-499-35 chromosome 7, ASM411807v1, whole genome shotgun sequence genomic region harbors:
- the LOC114192584 gene encoding DNA mismatch repair protein PMS1 isoform X2, which translates to MVVEAKIIKPIGKGIVHRICAGQVILDLSSAVKELVENSLDAGATSVEISLKDFGEQWFQVIDNGCGISPDNFKHHTSKLAEFHDLQSLTTFGFRGEALSSLCALGDLSVETRTVSEPVATHLTFNNSGVLVSERKTARQIGTTVMVKKLFSSLPVRSKEFSRNIRREYGKLVSLLNAYALIAKGVRFVCSNTTGKNVKSVVLKTQGSGSLKDNIITVLGMNTFNCLEPVTLSISDSCKVEGFLSKSGQGNGRNLGDRQYFFVNGRPVDMPKVSKLVNELYKSANSKQYPVAILNFIVPTRAYDVNVTPDKRKVFFSEENALLQALREGLQQIYCAGKVCYSVNEVMVPAQKEECVELSSSSGKSPIVMKLSSSNDNHPQEKHYSESNNGSISLDDLNMECDNDTISQDELEKKHIADIKSASKSINEYQYSHVEEGLICDKNGSLMNQEFTLRAHSTSKVDNNGRQSARPGRIIHDHHTIVSKTIDSGNTSSKYSFNHSRHVQSTLNNFVSVNKRNRDGVFRALSEVPVLRNQDSHCQLKTANTETKDLITRSSLCFDQIDKPSSASEIESFKQPDPVNVYHKTEISDSFNGDSSDREPESNMEICLKNYTPLADTPSITPGIDMITTDVLASIPPVHSSPALLDSSKSSGRKICSNMQFSFQELKKRREKRLSLFQSSKFGRGKAKDKSLYSAATLELSQSQTGEEKERALAAAATELERFFKKEDFSRMKVIGQFNLGFIICKLDQDLFIVDQHAADEKFNFERLSQSTILNQQPLLRPITLELSPEEEIVASMHMDIIRKNGFTLEEDPNAQPGCRFKVKSVPFSKNTMFGIEDVKELISTLCDGDGHMECSIVGSFKLDSSDSICPSRVRSMLASRACRSSIMVGDALGRNEMRKILDHMAELKSPWNCPHGRPTMRHLVDLTKIHKSEHKMQM; encoded by the exons TTGGCTTCCGAGGTGAGGCGCTGAGTTCGCTTTGCGCTTTGGGGGACTTGAGCGTTGAAACGAGAACGGTGAGCGAACCTGTTGCTACGCACTTGACTTTCAATAATTCAGGTGTTCTTGTGTCAGAAAGGAAAACTGCACGTCAAATTGGAACCACTGTTATGGTAAAAAAGTTGTTCTCCAGTTTGCCTGTTCGGAGCAAAGAGTTCAGTCGTAACATCCGCAGGGAATATGGCAAACTGGTTTCTCTATTGAAT GCCTATGCGCTTATAGCGAAAGGTGTTCGTTTTGTCTGCTCCAACACGACTGGTAAAAATGTGAAATCTGTGGTTCTTAAGACGCAAGGCAGTGGTTCACTTAAAGATAACATCATAACAGTGCTTGGCATGAACACTTTCAACTGCTTAGAGCCTGTAACGTTGTCTATATCTGATTCTTGCAAGGTTGAAGGTTTTCTTTCCAAGTCTGGACAGGGTAATGGGCGCAATTTGGGAGATAGAcagtatttttttgttaatggtAGACCGGTGGATATGCCTAAAGTCAGCAAACTTGTTAATGAATTGTACAAGAGTGCAAACTCGAAACAGTATCCCGTtgctattttgaattttatagtTCCTACCAGAGCATATGATGTCAATGTGACTCCTGACAAGAGGAAAGTATTTTTTTCTGAAGAAAATGCCTTATTGCAAGCTCTGAGAGAGGGATTGCAACAAATATATTGTGCTGGTAAAGTCTGTTACTCTGTTAATGAAGTTATGGTGCCTGCTCAAAAAGAAGAGTGTGTTGAGTTAAGTTCCTCTAGTGGGAAGTCTCCTATTGTAATGAAACTATCATCGTCAAATGACAATCATCCTCAAGAAAAACATTATAGTGAAAGTAATAATGGTAGCATTTCTCTAGATGACCTTAATATGGAGTGTGACAATGATACTATATCTCAGGATGAGCTTGAGAAGAAACATATTGCTGATATAAAAAGTGCTTCTAAATCTATTAATGAGTATCAGTACTCACATGTTGAAGAAGGGTTAATTTGTGATAAAAATGGAAGTTTAATGAACCAGGAGTTCACACTCAGAGCGCATAGCACTTCAAAGGTTGACAATAATGGAAGGCAGTCAGCACGTCCTGGTAGAATTATACATGATCACCATACTATTGTCTCAAAGACAATTGATAGTGGCAACACTTCTAGTAAATATTCATTTAACCATTCAAGACATGTTCAGTCCACTCTTAACAACTTTGTTTCTGTAAATAAAAGAAATCGTGATGGTGTATTTAGAGCTTTATCTGAAGTGCCTGTTCTTAGAAATCAAGATTCTCATTGTCAATTGAAAACTGCAAATACTGAAACAAAGGATCTGATTACAAGATCGTCACTTTGTTTTGACCAAATTGATAAACCTTCAAGTGCAAGTGAGATTGAATCTTTCAAACAGCCTGATCCTGTTAACGTCTACCACAAAACTGAAATTTCAGATTCTTTTAATGGTGACTCCTCTGATAGAGAACCTGAATCTAATATG GAAATCTGTCTGAAGAATTATACACCTTTAGCCGATACACCATCAATTACTCCTGGCATTGATATGATCACTACAGATGTTTTGGCCTCAATCCCTCCAGTACATTCTTCACCTGCACTGTTAGATTCTTCCAAGTCCTCTGGTCGTAAGATATGCTCTAACATGCAATTTTCTTTTCAAGAGCTTAAGAAAAGGAGAGAGAAGAGGCTTTCTCTGTTTCAATCCAGTAAATTTGGACGTGGAAAAGCTAAAGACAAGAG TCTCTATTCGGCTGCAACTTTGGAGCTTTCACAATCACAAACTggagaggaaaaagaaagggcCTTGGCAGCAGCAGCTACTGAACTTGAGAGATTTTTTAAGAAGGAAGACTTCAGCAGAATGAAG GTTATTGGGCAGTTCAACCTTGGGTTTATCATTTGTAAATTGGATCAAGATTTATTCATTGTGGATCAG CATGCTGCTGATGAGAAGTTTAATTTTGAGCGTCTATCGCAATCAACCATCTTGAACCAACAACCCCTTCTGAG GCCAATAACGTTGGAATTATCCCCTGAAGAAGAAATAGTAGCATCGATGCACATGGACATAATCAG gAAGAATGGATTTACTTTAGAAGAGGATCCAAATGCACAACCTGGATGCCGTTTTAAAGTAAAGTCTGTTCCCTTCAGTAAGAACACTATGTTTGGAATTGAAG ATGTTAAGGAGCTGATCTCTACACTGTGTGATGGTGATGGTCACATGGAATGTTCCATTGTTGGTAGCTTTAAACTGGACTCCTCAGATTCTATATGTCCATCAAGAGTTCGTTCAATGTTGGCATCACGTGCATGTCGATCATCAATTATGGTGGGTGATGCACTTGGAAGAAATGAAATGCGGAAG ATACTTGACCATATGGCTGAACTCAAATCCCCTTGGAATTGTCCTCACGGCAGACCAACCATGCGCCATTTAGTCGACTTGACAAAGATTCACAAGTCTGAACATAAAATGCAGATGTAG